GTCATTGAAAAGCCATACGCACCCATAATCACAAGATCGCAATTCTGCGCTTCCTTGAGGATCATCTGGGCGGTGTTTCGATCACGGCTGGACTCGATATTGATATTGGCGCTGATGTCATGCGCGGCAAGATAATTGGCGATATCACGAGACAGATTGGGTGTATCAGGATCTGCCAGTAGCACATCAACCTCGGTAAACCGGCTCAACATAGGCATGGCCGCCCGAAGCGCCCGTCCCGCCTGTGCCGAACCATCCCAAGCAATCAGGCAACGTCCTGACAAATCGACGATCTTGGTCTTTTCAGATAGTTGTATCGTCGCGCTGATCCCTGCTGATGCCAATCGCGGTGCCGATAATGGTGGCGCAACGATGGCGATATCAATATAGGGCGAGAGTTTTGGCCATTCATTCAGGATAAAACCATGGACGCCAAACCATTCATGCGCAACATCATGTTCATTGCATATCGCCTTAAAAGCATCACCACAACGTTTGAGGTTTCTTTCGGCATTATCAATCGATACCGTGACCAAGCTTACGTAACTTGCACCACCTCCAGAGTAATATTCCATAGTGTCTTCGGTGGCCGCAATACCAACAAGAGGCACATCAAGTTTTTTGGCGATTTGACAGGCAAGACTGATTTGCTTTTTGGGCATATCAACCGCCGTCGTCATTACAAAAGCGAGTTTCATTTCATATCCTCCGTTGCTAGGCGTCTGTCTCAAAAGAACACAAAACAACAAGCCAGAAATTGATTTCGATCAATGTTTGAACCCATAACCCCGATTAATCTCGCATCGGTAACATTAATAAGGAGATGCGTTATGCGAGGGGATATTCTGTATCTGTTGTTGGTGATCAGCGCGTTTAGCGTGTTTTTTGCCGTTATATTGTGGTTGCAGGTGACCGATGCCCGCCATCGTAGCGATCAGGCCAGCGTTAATGTACAAGCCGATCCAATGGGAAATCGCACAGATAAAACATAAAAATCATAGCTTTATTATATGTCAACGTGACCTAGGTGATATGTTGCTTTGGTGGTGATATTTTGCTTTGGTCACAAA
This window of the Candidatus Puniceispirillum marinum IMCC1322 genome carries:
- a CDS encoding universal stress protein, yielding MKLAFVMTTAVDMPKKQISLACQIAKKLDVPLVGIAATEDTMEYYSGGGASYVSLVTVSIDNAERNLKRCGDAFKAICNEHDVAHEWFGVHGFILNEWPKLSPYIDIAIVAPPLSAPRLASAGISATIQLSEKTKIVDLSGRCLIAWDGSAQAGRALRAAMPMLSRFTEVDVLLADPDTPNLSRDIANYLAAHDISANINIESSRDRNTAQMILKEAQNCDLVIMGAYGFSMTLEKLFGGVTETMRTECKAPILFAH